The Phocoena sinus isolate mPhoSin1 chromosome 17, mPhoSin1.pri, whole genome shotgun sequence genome contains a region encoding:
- the NRBP2 gene encoding LOW QUALITY PROTEIN: nuclear receptor-binding protein 2 (The sequence of the model RefSeq protein was modified relative to this genomic sequence to represent the inferred CDS: inserted 1 base in 1 codon; deleted 6 bases in 4 codons), translated as MAAPEPVPRRGREREREDESEDESDILEESPCGRWQKRREQVNQGNMPGVQSTFLAMDTEEGVEVVWNELHFADRKAFSAHEEKIQLMFEQLALVDHPNIVKLHKYWLDASEARARVIFITEYVSSGSLKQFLKKTKKNHKAMNARAWKRWCTQILSALSFLHACSPPIIHGNLTSDTVFIQHNGLIKIGSVWHRIFSNALPDDLRSPIRVEREEPRNLHFFPPEYGEVADGTAVDIFSFGMCALEMAVLEIQANGDTRVTEEAIARARHSLSDPNMREFILSCWPGDPARRPSAHSLLFHRVLFEVHSLKLLAAHCFIQHQYLMPENVVEEKTKATDPHTVLAEIPRPPPRPPLRWRYSEVSCLELDKFLEDVRNGIYPLMNFAAALAPGAPRVLAPPPEEXPKAKTPTPEPLTQRPERVIQMQCNLEEARNQARWHLTLLLVLEDRLHRQPHLRPSDSAQDLAAELVHYGFVHECEVRSRLAAFLDSTFLKYRGAQP; from the exons ATGGCGGCCCCGGAGCCGGTGCCGAGGCGGGGCCGGGAGCGGGAGCGGGAGGACGAGAGTGAGGACGAGAGCGACATCCTGGAAGAGAGCCCGTGCGGCCGCTGGCAGAAGCGGCGGGAGCAG gtgAACCAGGGGAACATGCCCGGCGTCCAGAGCACCTTCCTGGCCATGGACAcggaggagggggtggaggtggtgtgGAATGAGCTGCACTTCGCTGACAGGAAGGCCTTTTCGGCCCACGAG GAGAAGATCCAGCTCATGTTTGAGCAGCTGGCGCTGGTGGACCACCCCAACATTGTCAAGCTGCACAAGTACTGGCTGGACGCCTCGGAGGCCCGAGCACGG GTCATCTTCATCACAGAGTACGTGTCATCGGGCAGCCTcaagcagttcctcaaaaagacCAAGAAGAACCACAAGGCCATGAACGCCAGG GCCTGGAAGCGCTGGTGCACGCAGATCCTGTCGGCGCTCAG ctttCTGCACGCCTGCAGTCCCCCCATCATCCACGGGAACCTGACCAGCGACACCGTCTTCATACAGCACAACGGCCTCATCAAGATCGGCTCTG TGTGGCACCGGATCTTCTCCAATG CGCTCCCAGACGATCTTCGAAGCCCCATCCGTGTTGAGCGGGAGGAGCCTCGGAACCTGCACTTCTTCCCGCCGGAGTATGGAG AAGTTGCCGATGGCACTGCCGTGGACATCTTCTCTTTTGGGATGTGTGCGCTGGAG ATGGCTGTGCTGGAGATCCAGGCCAACGGGGACACCCGGGTCACAGAGGAGGCCATCGCTCGCGCCAGGCATTCTCTGAGTGACCCCAACATGCGG GAGTTCATCCTCTCCTGC TGGCCCGGGGACCCTGCCCGCCGGCCCTCCGCTCACAGCCTCCTCTTCCACCGTGTGCTGTTTGAGGTGCACTCGCTGAAGCTCCTGGCCGCTCACTGCTTCATCCAGCACCAGT ACCTCATGCCTGAGAACGTGGTGGAGGAAAAGACCAAGGCGACGGACCCGCACACGGTCCTGGCAGAGATCCCCCGGCCGCCCCCCCGGCCCCCGTTGCGGTGGCG GTACTCAGAGGTCTCCTGCTTGGAGCTTGACAAGTTCCTGGAGGATGTCAG AAATGGGATCTACCCACTGATGAACTTCGCTGCTGCTCTGGCCCCTGGGGCGCCCCGTGTGCTGGCCCCACCCCCCGAGG GCCCAAAGGCCAAGACCCCGACGCCAGAACCTTTGACTCAGAGACCAGAAAGG gtGATCCAGATGCAGTGTAACCTGGAG GAAGCGAGGAACCAGGCGCGCTGGCAT CTCACTCTGCTCCTG GTGCTGGAGGACAGGCTGCACCGGCAGCCTCACCTACGACCCT CCGACAGTGCCCAGGACCTG GCCGCCGAGCTGGTGCACTATGGCTTCGTCCACGAGTGTGAGGTGCGCAGCCGG CTGGCCGCCTTCCTGGACAGCACCTTCCTCAAGTACCGCGGAGCTCAGCCGTGA